DNA from Rhodothermia bacterium:
TCAAATTTGTCTATGAGTTGTTGAATGTTAATTGTCGGAATGTCTAATTGCGAACAAATGGCAGGAATTTTTTTAAACACCTTGTTGTCGTTACTTGCTTCTGTTTCTTCTGTAACAAGGTAAATTTCTTCCGTTGGGTTTTCACTTTTCAAGTTTAGACTTGTCAAAATCATTTTCATATCAGCAGAATTCATAAAGTCGGTCTTCAAAGAATCATATTGAGTGTCGTTCAGCCTTTTTCTTTGGATTGCAACTACAAAATTATTGTCCACCATTCTGTAAAATTTGGCAGGTGCAGGTGGAAGAATAAACTCTGTATTGAGTGGAAGTTTGTGTGTTTTGTTAAAGGATTTGTCGGTGAGGAATGAAAGTGTTTCTAAAACAATTCCTTTGGAAGTATAATCACATTCTTCAATTATTTTATCTATGACCAAAATTTCGCCATTGGCAATTTTGGTTTTAATGATTTCAAACAATATTTTCTGTTTGTCAAATGGCAAGTAATAACGAACCAACGACAATAGTGAGCTGGTATCAATTACTACTTTCATAGAGGAAACTGTCTATTTTTCCGGGTTTAATATTTAGTTT
Protein-coding regions in this window:
- a CDS encoding DUF4411 family protein, coding for MKVVIDTSSLLSLVRYYLPFDKQKILFEIIKTKIANGEILVIDKIIEECDYTSKGIVLETLSFLTDKSFNKTHKLPLNTEFILPPAPAKFYRMVDNNFVVAIQRKRLNDTQYDSLKTDFMNSADMKMILTSLNLKSENPTEEIYLVTEETEASNDNKVFKKIPAICSQLDIPTINIQQLIDKFDGIKIEIK